ggcagcaaagttccttgattattacgcctgaatgagagtatagttcctagccatatcagcctagaaaatcgcaacttttaattttctgttggtcttagtacacgatttaactacagaagagtcaagttttaaataggaaaaatatcgaaactctttggtgatttttaagcgcgatgctaacggtctaatcagattcaatgaactatgttaagctatgctaaaagtggtaccgccagaaccggagattggctgaatggattcaataacggtaaaactcaactgtttaactctaggggagttggaaaagtgttcctttaaggaaCTAATATGCACTTTTAAAgtactaatatgtacctttTAAGGTACTAATAATATGCACCATTTAGGGGTAAGTAAGGTACAAAGATGTACCTTTTCACTTCTGTACCACTGGGTACTGCTCCAGTGACGAGCACTGTACCCTGACAGTTTTTGCATGCACTGAGGGTATGAAAAAGCTATTCAAATGACCAGACTAGATAGTGTATTATTAGCTCTTGTAAAGTTATCTTTATAGGTGCCAATGTCAAGCAATTTGTTTAAGCAATGGCCTTCTCAAAAAGTTTGATACAATTTTGAAATCATTTTTAGTACACTGTCAGTGCCCGAGCTTTAGTAGTAATTCATTTCAATTCAAGGTAAgtattgttttgtatttgaaaaaaaaaatgtagtaagGCTGAACAAGGTAAAGTGCTGTGATTTATTGCGTTTTATTTGCCTTGTGAAATTCCCATCTTCCTGTGACAGGTTTGGAGTCTATTCAAACATAATGGTGCTGTATTTGGAAGTTCCTGTAGATGTTATCACCAACATAACCTTCTCTTAATAGGCTTTTGTTTCCCATAGCATGTGGCTGGCACATGTATTCACACTTACAGTCAaggatgttaaaataaaaaattgaaagtGTCACTTTGAAGTAGAGGGGTGTGGCTTATAGTTGAACACAATATTGGCAAACAAAATACATTCTCCAGATGTAACAGTAACAGTGTATTCTGGTAATTTCTTTGTGTAGTCAACTCACTGTTCCTGCCCTCACTTACAGGAACCACTGgaatttttatatacatataaacgTACACTAGTAAATCAGTcataattacaaataataaagATATAATTATAAAGAAGCTGAAGAGTAACTTGTGGTGGAGATAAGAGCTCCGACATATAATGATATAAGAAATTATAATATCTCTATCACCAAGATAACTATCATTAACTTCAAGGTcaatatactgtacatttcaaATAGTTacaacttacaaatgagaagTACTGttgtttctcatttttgtttggGCTTGATGAGTGAACTTCAATGCAACTGAGGCACTGATTCTGTGATTAGGATGGTCCACTGAACAATTAAGCTTGTTTGGCGGTGTGGGGGTGGGGACAAATTTCATGGCACTATAAACAAGGGCTAAAACATTACTGAAGGGTGGCTGTGTGGCATTGTGGTGGTTGCAATAATGGGAATTAGGCAATTTGTACTTGGGATTTTTGTGCTGGTTGCATTTGATCATGTGTATGGTGCCAGACCAAAAGCTAGGGCGTTTCAACCCCGGGTGCTGACGCAAAAACATCAAAGTGTTGATTCTCAACTTAGTGAACAGTTGAAGCCAATCCAAGCCCCTCATGGAGTTCAATCTCAGAGGCCCCAACTGGCCCCTTTGACTCCAAATGAAGCACCTTCAAGTATTCAGTCTAAACAAGAATTCCAGGCCCCAGTCAGCGAGCTGACCTGGAAGTTCCCAGTAGCCCCAGAAGAgtcagtgcagccaaactttAATTTTGAGTTGCAGCAGCCTAAACCTGCCAACAGCATAGCGGTCCAGTGTTGGGAAGATGCGGTGCACGTGGAAGTGAAGCAAGATTTCTTTGGTACTGGCCAGCTCCTTGAGCCCTCTCTTCTGTCTCTAGGGGGATGTAGTGTTGCGGACATAGATGCAGCTGCTGGAGTCCTCGTTTTTCATTCACCGCTTCAGGAGTGTGGTGGCGAGCTTGTGGTATGTCTTATGGCTTCTTAACTGGGTTGTTTATCTGCTTGTAAGGCCAAAGCCCTGGTGTATTTGTCTGATTATAAATTCTTTCCTTTTCATAGGCGACTGAGGATGAGCTTGTGTACATCTTTACTCTTGATTATAAACCAGCAGCATTACAGAGCACTCCAATTGTAAGGTCCAGTGGAGTTACAGTTAGCGTTGAATGCCACTACCCCAGGTCAAGTGTTTTCTTTTTGCACTTCTAGTGTCATTATTTTGGCATTCATATCTTTTGGATGTGATGAATGAGTATTTCACTACAGGAGACAGAATGTGAGCAGTAGTAACTTGCAGCCAAGTTGGATCCCATACACGTCCACCAAGGTTGCAGAGGACATTCTTGTTTTCTCCCTGAAGCTTATGACTGGTTTGTATTGCCTTGCTGCTTGCTCTATATTTTCACTAGTAGTGTCTCTTCAGAATGATTGTTTCATCTTCCTTTTTAAGATGACTGGATGTTGGAGAGGCCTTTGAATGTTTTCTTCCTGGGTGACATCTTGCATATTCAGGCATCTGTGAAGCAGTACAACCATGTTCCCCTTCGTATATTTGTGGATCATTGTGTGGCCACTACAGGCCCTGATGTGAACTCCGCTCCTACGTATTCTTTTATTGAAAATCATGGGTAAGAAGTCTGTTGAACTGATATAAGTGGGGGAATTGAGATCCTCATGAAACCTTCTTGGTGTTTCAGTTGCTTTACTGATGCAAAGTATACAGGATCCAGCTCCAACTTTCTACCCCGGGTGCAAGatgaaaaaatacaatttaagtTGGAGGCCTTCAGATTCCAGCAGGAAAGCAGTGGTGCTGTATGTATTACAGGATTATTTGTTGCTGTTCAAGTTGAGTTTGATTTCTTGCACTTAAAAAAAGACTCCCCTGCAGATTTACATCACCTGTCTTCTAAGAGCAAGTGCTGCTTCGTCCCAGATTGACGAGGATCATAAGGCTTGTTCGTTTGGAACAAATGGGTGAGTTTTCTTCAATTATATTGTGTTCTGCTGTATAACATGCATCTtgacagtttttgtttttagatgGGTCTCTTCTGATGGAAGTGATCAGGTGTGTGGCTGTTGTGACACAAGCTGTGGATTGAGGACGGATGGCGTGTTATCTGACATTTTAGGTATATTTTGCATGCGACCAAGCCCAAAAGGAGTCTGCAGATGTCGTCATTCTGTCTTATGTTGACTGGCTTCTTGTCAATGCAGGTTTCCAGTGGGAGGGAAAAGCCCAAGTTGGTCCCCTTCATGTCCGGGACAACAAGCATCAAGcaaaaagtgtttaatttttgtaaataaagattTTGATTATACATGAGAGGTCTCTTTACTGTTGGTCCACAATCCACTGATCCACTGATTTGTTTCTGGGATGCCTTCTGGGCATGAGGATGCCctaaatggtttttttttttttttttttttttttaaatcttacccTGAGTTTGAATGATGGCCCTAGACTCATTTCTATTAGTGTTTTTATAGGTTTACTAGCTTGTTGACCAATTTTAGGCAACACTAATAAAGTCCATAGATTTTAACTGACATTCCTAAATGTGGGCTTAAAACGGAAAGTATGCTTGGATACATTAGAAAAAATCTACCTGAATCTGATCTGCCTCAGCTGGGCAAAACGCAGTTAAAGCACTTTTAGAAGAATCTTATAAAATTGTGTATTCACCGTTGTTCTGTCACCGCTTCGTACATCGATGAAACAACATTACGTTTGTGATTGGGCCATAAATGAAGTATGCCACATTCTGACCAATCACCGTAGAGTGCGGTGTGACTGTGGTgaattaaaacaacataaaacggCGCGAAGTTTGGAGCGGTACCATATCAAGTTTATAGGGGAATTCGTAGCTACCGTACCATTAATAAAGTACATTAGTTACACGAACGAACAACCTAATGAGCGAATTTGATTTGCACATCGTTATATATGGCACAAATAGCGCTTAAAACAGTCTCCCAACAGGTTTCGTTTTTCTATGAAAACCCCATCCAGTGCTGCGAATGAAATCACCCAGCAGCTGCAGCAGGAAATGAGAAGAGCTCAAAACAGAAGACCTAAATATGTGTTCAGGATCTCATTATTGTCCATAATTATCAAATGAATTTGTTATTAAGCGCTATTGTTTCCATCTGAGTGAGTTGGTAAGTTTTAAGCAGTTATTAGTTTGAAAAACGGTGTATGAAGCTCGTTGTGGTTGAGTTAGTTTACCTGCAAATTGAACGAATAAAATATCGGTTACCTTTTACCACCTTCGATATATTTGTTacgtaaatatataaaaatcgaTTTaagttgcaatttttttttcaacgtAGGTGTGTTTGGAAAACCGTGACCACAATGTCTCAAGTGACTCTTTTGGATGAAGTCTCTCAGTGGAACCAGGAGACCTGTCAACAACAACTCAAAACTGTCCTACCTAAACTAGTTATATCCTTTCCTAAGTACCTCTTCAAATTCATTTCATTAGTAGTTTAAAGCAATATTTTAACGTAGGCAGGAGTTACACACATGTATTTGATTTTTTGGGACTGTCATAGGTGTAATAAAATGATTTAGATTGGCCTTGACACATGTACGCCATGCATCATGACACTGACAGCTGGGAAGAGCACACTAGTAAGTCTGAGCTGTTATCATTACTTCTCTTTCTGACATGGCACACATCTCAAGTGCCTCCAAAcataagttttattttatataagaaAATCCTTTATTGATGTTTGGTTTTGAGACATTTAATTGGCTTATCTTTATCAAGTTCATGTGTATTGTATTTTATGGTGGCTTTCAGTTgctttttcacaatacatattttatttgtataacctattttgtttgatttttgtcCTCACAGATATTTTGCAAATAATCACAAGCAGGTTCCTTCCTCATCTTTCTTTATCTGAATTGGAGACGGGATGTTTCTCCACTCTCTTACCCAAGGTTTGATCTTTAAATTTCCACAAAATGCCTGTTCTATAGTAGGGAtaaacatttttgtcattttttcctTTCAAATATTTGATGGCTCATGAAAAAGTACTTGAGTGATTTTAATTAAACCATACTGTTAATGAAAACAATATGAGAAAATAATATGCATACTgctaattataattaataatgcatcaacaattttttttttaatgcaatcgtttcaaacaacccaatcgttgtCAATAATGTCAGGACATTGCTGTTTCAGATCAATTGACTCAACCAAATACATCCCATATGAGATTAATCAAAGTGATTCACTGTGCACTTTCGAAGCCATATTTTTACTTTAGTTCTCTGGTCTGGGTAGCATGCTGTCTTTATGCTAACCAACTGGACCTCAGGGTACTGCCCAAAATGGtgcccgttttttttttttttttatttattttttttataaacgaTCAGTCGCCACTGTCGCTTTCAAGTACTCAAGTATTTGTGCCTGTTCCTGTTCTATAGCTTGAAATATTCAACACAAAGCATGTTTTTATGTGTTGTCATGAACAATCCACAGGTGGTAAAAGTGTTTGCGGGTCTTTTGGAAGAAATCAGCAAGCAAATTGGAGGGCTTTCTAGTCAGAACACAGAGCTGCATGTATTTTTGAGAAATATACTGAAGGTTTGAATAtgctttatttaataatatttcaaactgTACAGCAGTACAGACTTCTTCATTTGCTGGACATAGAGCTTTCTGCTGATGTGTTTTTGGCCAGATGATGGTCCAGACCCTGGAGTCTCTCTCTGGCTGTGTGCGTCATGTCAGTTCCTTAGAAGAGTCTATCTCCTTTGACACCATTCGCTCTCTACCCTCTTGCATCCTCAGAGTCCTAAAGGACACCTTCCAGCACTGCAAGGTacatcattattttgtttttattataaactgTCTGGACATATTTTGGCACCATCAGGCATGGCCTGTAAATACACCAAAAAGGCTATTGACTATTGTAGTGTGTTTGTGAACTGCTATATTGGTTGTGTGGAGAATTGTATTTGCTGTTAATTTCGGTATGATGTTGATGTGTTTATAGGACAGTGAGGTCATGTACAGCGGAAGGCTGTCATTGGTGGGCGATCTGCTTCAGGGCCTCTTTAAAGAGGCCTATTCTTTGCAGAAGGGTCTCATGGAACTGTTGGACAAAATTAACTTGGAGGACACTGCATCTGAGGAGGAAGTATCGGATATTGTCACAGGTTTGTGATTTTCAGTGTGAAGGAAAGGTTCAGTTTGTTTCATGCAATCTCTAGAGAAGAGATGGATGTGCTTTTCAatagttttgatttttttttttttttttttttttttttttggcttgcAGTGATTCACAGTCTGCTGGACATATGCTCAATCATATCCAGATTGGACATTGCACTACATGCCAACACATGGAAATTTATCATTAAGTGAGTATAATGTGAATAGAGATGCACTGGTCGACCGGCCATAAATCGGAATAATAgaaacacatttatgtccatAATGTCCATTTATGTCCATTGCGTAAGGCGGTATTTTATGAGCTGAAGTAATAAGGAAAGTCTCACTTTTGCTTGATTTACTGTAGCCtaatgcagtggttctcaacctttttgttttaactttttacTCTTTCCAAGATAATATTCGAAGGCTCTCTTATCTAATCTGAAATGTACCTCTGGTACTTCTGCtgtgaatataaataaataaactaaaaaaatatggTCAGATTAACACTGtacattgttttttgttgtgtttttattaacattttaaccctttaacttaaaATATTCAGAACACGACAATAACAGACCAgagctgcgtttcccaaaagcatcgtaaacCTAAATAGATTGTAGAGACCGTTGGATGGCTAAACGGTCAACTTACAGTGATTTTGGGAAATGCAGGCCAAAGCCTTCTCTTTCGACGGCTCTGCAACATATCAGCCTCGACAGccgtgtaaacaataacatgtgGAGACAGAACTGCATGCTTTGCTGACTTTGTGGTCCTTTTTAGAAGCCATGCAGTTACACTCTGCATTTTATAATACTGCAGCTGCCTACATGCGCAagaagcaactgtttacacttgtacgtgtgcatgaacggtcatgtgacatgcaTTTTCAGTCATGTAGTGTGGATGGAGAGAGTTTCTGAAACGCAGTGGAAACGCCAGTATAAACAAGGatctttttaaatttgaaataaatgataCTGAATAAATGATAGATTTATATGCTAacagtttttatttgatttcagGCAGAGTGTGAAGTACCAGTCTCTAGTAGAAGATCGGCTTCACCACACTGACATAGCCTTCTCATTGTGTGAAGACCTGTGTACATCTGTCCAGAACTGTCTTGAACTGGCTCAACAGATCCAACAGGCAGGCCTACAGGTGAAGTAGACTCCTCAGTTAAAATTAGTGGTTGACGTGATATTGCCAAGGACGATATATTGGCTGATATTTGGAATTTTTTAATTATCGACACTGAGAACGCCAGTGCCCGAGCACACAGCGCTCCTGTTCCCCATCTTCATTAGTTTAACAGTTCTGTCCAATACATTATTAGATAAAactgtttgtactgtatattactAGCAAAATCCATAAAAAACAGCgcagtggaatgcaaaaactATAATTGTCTGGCATAGATGCAAACTCCTCACCTTTCAGTGAGAACTCACCTTTTTGAGATCAAAATAGGTCACCTATGGGATTTGCATAGATCCAATGAGAAAGTGTTTTATGGGGGCTAGGGGTCTTAACGAGGGTACTTGTGAAAACCTGtcagtgtctctgtgtgtgtggaggAGGTGCTTGAGCCCAGCTTTCATCTCCGACGCAAagagacctttttttttttttttttttacaatttctttACAGATTATTTTACAGAATGATATATTTGTAATGTGGtaaatattaagtaaaataaataatttaatttcagcAATTGTTATGCATGCGTTTCTGCTATTTTTAAATTAGTGTgagattatttatatatattttggccttatttcagctATTGCCCACCCTGCTCTCTAAAATATCAGCATTGTCATCAGCtatgaaaaaaaatcagcatCGGTTGACCACTACTTAAAATTCAACAGAACAGAGTccatgtcattttttacagaGATTGGATTATTTATTGGTTGCTGTGGTAATTGTGACCTAAAAATGTGTGCAGggacttttttttgtttaatagcAATGGAAagcaaatgttttttatataaaagGTCAGCTCATATCTGCCTTCCTCCTTTTGTTCCTTGTAGGAAGTTGTTCACTGTCCAGAATACAAGCTTTTCCAAAAAGCGACAAAGATGTGTAGGTTTTTTGCCAACACATTAGTCCACTACACGAAGGTAATTTAAGGAAAACTAAATGTATTAATCAAAACCATGATTATTatgttataatgtttttttcttgtgaTAGGAATTTAAAACATTCCTTGCCAAGTCATGCTGTCGATTTCATCAGTTGTATCTCCAAATCCACAGGTAATCAAAAATAAGGTcaacacttaaaggtgcagtatgtaataattcAGTCccctagaggtcgctagaggcctattcaaaacaaaggcgtagcttgatgacgccaagtttaagagcggaatcttgggacatgtggccTCCACCTCAACCGGACAGTGCAAATGAATAGGGATAGGAcacgggaagaaatcatgttcatggatgcgattattaatgttaccatagtatgaagcagagcaggactgagtgttgtgggagctgaacgaggccactggagcgattgcacaacacacgcctcttgagcagcggaacttttattatgtcacagtcGCTGGCACCACTTCCGCTTTTCAgatcatgagtatgaggtaaagcagctctgtttatcatattagatacatttgagtgtgttgaaaatgatgtcataacgttactctgtgcgtttgctcggtggctgctgtgagacacttgtttgagacacactgcagtaagctgatcgattttagaatatcatattaataaatgctagatggcttgtgttttttaaaaatgtattgtatgatggagaaaattctgtattactgttactaaaaataaaggtggttgtttttacaaaataaaaccagaaaccgagggtaacgcgggtatggcgcaattgacaggcaactcctcacacgtcccggagccttggttaaaattgcaattttctcactaTTTACAaattgttggaaacatttgggatattgtaagttctcaagtgaacaaaatatataacactggcctagtggtttttggatattttactgcaaaaatattacatattgcacctttaacatgaggatttaaattttaaaatcatGTCAGAGTTGCATATTTTTCCCCTACTTGTTTTGTCCATTATGTCTAATTAACCATGTGGTTTTTCCCCTCCTTAGCAAGTTCCCCCCATCTGTGTGTGCCCTGTCTGTGCCTCCTGCCCTTAGTGAGGAGTTGAGAGTGGCGGTTCTGGTTCCCATGGATGTCATGCTGACACAGCTGATGTCCTTCCAACCCTTTGCTGAGTCTGTCCTGGATCCAGACCACAGTGAGCTTCTTATTGCAAACTACATTTAATACTTCCAGTGTCCTCTTGAACCCTGGAACATTCTTTTATCATTTCCTCCAAAATGTTTGTACATTGCAAGCTCATATATCACTCAGCTTGGTCATTAAGGTTGTTGTGCTGTTTGTAATAGGAGTAATTGGTCAGGGTGGAAGGTGAAAAGATTAGGTGATGAATATTTTTCATGTCAAGGACATGGTTAAATAAGAAATGCAGAGAGACCGACTGTCCATGGCACATTGCTGAGTTTACATCCTGTGCCTTCCCAGGTCATTTAAATTGAACAAGTACATTTGCCCTTGCAGTATTACAGGGCAATACATCCTCAACTGCCACTGTGAAGTTGCAATTTATGTCTGATGTTTTAGATTTATAGTAGAATATACTAAGTAGAATATACTAATGTAAATCATTAGAAAAGTCAAAcagaaaatgttgtttatttgtaatataataatttcaGACTAATTACAGGCACATGGGTAAAGCGAAAAGCTTTCAGtacatatttcatgctgtacaCTACGTAGCTGTACACTacgtaaataaaaaataatttgctcACACAActtaatttgttcccttgtttaaagggttagttcacaaaaaatgaaatttctgtcattaattactcaccctcatgtcgttccaaacccgtgagaccttcattcatcttcggaacacaaattaaaatatttttgacgaATCCAAGAGGTTTCTGATCTCCctatagacagcaatgtcaTAACAAATTCCAAGGCTCAGAaatgtagtaaagacatcgttaaaatagtccatgtgactgtggttcaaccttaatgttatgaagtaaggagaatactttttgtttgcaaaaaaaattaaactattttaacaatgtctttactacctttccgGGCCTTAACATTTGTTATAACATTGTAGTGTATAGGGAGATCAAAATCTCggatttcttcaaaaatatctttgtgttccgaagatgaatgaaggtcttacaggtttggaacaatgtgagtaattaatgacagaaatttcatttttgggtgaactaaccctttaaggtaaaTCGTGGCCATGAtgtactaattcattcccttgatttacttaAATCATGGCCaagatttaaataaattacaatgaGGGAACAAATTTAATACAATTTAGTACAACATCTAAACAATCTCATTTTTATTggcatgtcatgtgcagggtttcataatacacatttctgaatgttttcatAAGCAATACAAATTTTAAGCCAGacctttgttttttgtttgtgtgttttagagAGCAGTACAGAGCTTTGTCTACCACAGTGTCTGCTATTGGTGAATGTACTGGGTAAACTATCCTCACAGCCAGAGGAAGCACTGCGGCTATGGAGTGATGGCAGCCAGTTTTCAGAGGAAACTCCTAGGTACTTTACAACTGTATTATTTGGcaagattaaaggattagttcactttcaaattaaaatttcctgataatttacacacccccatgtcatccaagatgttcatgtctttctttcttcagttgaaaagaaattaaggtttttgatgaaaatattccaggattattctccttatagtggacttcaatggactccaaacggttgaaggttaaaatgtcagtttcagtgcagcttcaaagcattctaagcaatcccagatgagaaataagggtcttatctagtatTATCTAGTGTATCTTATctagtgtattactgccctccacagatcaaagtttgaactaattgttatatgcttgcactagcatattgtatatgaccattcagttcaaactttgacctgtggagggcagtaattcacttagcagtgtctatactgccagaattctaatagagaagaagagagctagttcaagatgagcatttatggttaaaatgtataaaaattttatttactttttttagaaaatgagcgatggtttctctagataggatttctcatctgggatcgcgtagaacgctttgaagctgcaattaaactgtaattttgaccttttttaCTAAATAAATCAGTAGTCTTAAATttgaaatgtataaaatgtatattgtgTGAGAAATAAGatgtaattatgactttaaatCGTTTAGTAGTTTTAACTGTCACTTTTCATCATCAATATAatgaatccttgctgaataaaaaaagaaaatcatacttAAAGTACATAATAGCAGCAAAAACACTTCCTTTCCTCAGATGGTCTGTGTTTGAGGCCGTGTTGCAGAGTTTCCGGCAGTGTATGTTGGAGCGTGCAGTTCCAGTGTGGTTACCGGGGGTAATGCTGAGAGGACAAGCTCAGGGTACAGTCAGTCTGCaccagcatgtgtgtgtgcatatgtgtgCTTGTGTGGCTGTGCTGCCCGCGCAACACTTCCCTCCACTGGTCAGTGATCT
This genomic window from Chanodichthys erythropterus isolate Z2021 chromosome 4, ASM2448905v1, whole genome shotgun sequence contains:
- the LOC137018819 gene encoding zona pellucida sperm-binding protein 3-like, whose protein sequence is MGIRQFVLGIFVLVAFDHVYGARPKARAFQPRVLTQKHQSVDSQLSEQLKPIQAPHGVQSQRPQLAPLTPNEAPSSIQSKQEFQAPVSELTWKFPVAPEESVQPNFNFELQQPKPANSIAVQCWEDAVHVEVKQDFFGTGQLLEPSLLSLGGCSVADIDAAAGVLVFHSPLQECGGELVATEDELVYIFTLDYKPAALQSTPIVRSSGVTVSVECHYPRRQNVSSSNLQPSWIPYTSTKVAEDILVFSLKLMTDDWMLERPLNVFFLGDILHIQASVKQYNHVPLRIFVDHCVATTGPDVNSAPTYSFIENHGCFTDAKYTGSSSNFLPRVQDEKIQFKLEAFRFQQESSGAIYITCLLRASAASSQIDEDHKACSFGTNGWVSSDGSDQVCGCCDTSCGLRTDGVLSDILGFQWEGKAQVGPLHVRDNKHQAKSV
- the firrm gene encoding FIGNL1-interacting regulator of recombination and mitosis, translated to MSQVTLLDEVSQWNQETCQQQLKTVLPKLVAMHHDTDSWEEHTNILQIITSRFLPHLSLSELETGCFSTLLPKVVKVFAGLLEEISKQIGGLSSQNTELHVFLRNILKMMVQTLESLSGCVRHVSSLEESISFDTIRSLPSCILRVLKDTFQHCKDSEVMYSGRLSLVGDLLQGLFKEAYSLQKGLMELLDKINLEDTASEEEVSDIVTVIHSLLDICSIISRLDIALHANTWKFIIKQSVKYQSLVEDRLHHTDIAFSLCEDLCTSVQNCLELAQQIQQAGLQEVVHCPEYKLFQKATKMCRFFANTLVHYTKEFKTFLAKSCCRFHQLYLQIHSKFPPSVCALSVPPALSEELRVAVLVPMDVMLTQLMSFQPFAESVLDPDHKSSTELCLPQCLLLVNVLGKLSSQPEEALRLWSDGSQFSEETPRWSVFEAVLQSFRQCMLERAVPVWLPGVMLRGQAQGTVSLHQHVCVHMCACVAVLPAQHFPPLERSLLSAVLQPDTQTAVLATDVWCFLARYGSAELCFHHVLLIAHLIRSCPGEGYQLFHLALLLRRLLFLMTPKHQVEFVERFPPSQEENLCVWRHTLLRCLCVEARMQVEEEVLARASVVLQEWQNSGHRLGDIPRLNRILGCVLLVIGGSSLQAECVLSSVKIISQLWSRMSNNQVQVHPPLQCTVKLLLSISAVLIKNVEPHVIVQAVSCLSGLTIQKCSDDLLLAALELLAAMGKIFFPPNIQCQVLPRISALFNGLLTHTSWLILHHVLEAFGLFAEITNHEEVISQTLTSEEVKTKVLNFLSKTVSQQESGEVRLERLKEWRSIIEKHHEQMERENSSPVHTPLTEEPCPKKARQETKAEEEYERYLQTAESALKALQAIEGPGHSPSPPEWVRARLQALQTLISQINTTTEEQP